A single genomic interval of Plasmodium cynomolgi strain B DNA, scaffold: 0064, whole genome shotgun sequence harbors:
- a CDS encoding hypothetical protein (putative): protein MTYPNYLLKRNKTEILRNVTANVDLGCLGVNDDIEDELRRKFAKLDSSNGTYDINEQKNIYNVCYEHRYKQCFWYTPKIIKKFLSESMKYHICPQQWIWEPEEATKLTVKEEESHGENEKQTSTENISEFSQKSALTRKFIFNS from the exons atgacatatccaaattatttactaaaacgaaataaaacagaaattct AAGAAATGTAACTGCTAATGTTGACCTAGGCTGTTTAGGTGTAAATGATGATATTGAAGATGAGCTTCGTCGTAAATTTGCGAAATTGGACAGTTCTAATGGTACTTATGACATTA atgAACAAAAGAATATTTATAATGTGTGTTATGAACACCGTTACAAACAATGTTTTTGGTATACTCCGAAAATAATCAAGAAATTCTTATCAGAATCTATGAAATATCATATATGTCCTCAACAATGGATATGGGAACCAGAAGAAGCCACTAAATTGACAGTTAAAGAGGAAGAATCACATggtgaaaatgaaaaacaaacaagtacagaaaatatttctgaGTTTTCTCAAAAATCTGCACTAACAAGGAAGTTCATATTCAACTCCTGA